The Streptomyces sp. NBC_00306 sequence GATCTGGAAACGCTGCTGGCCGAGGACTCGACCTTCTACGGCGACCTCTTCGCGCATGTCGTGAAGTGGCAGGGCGACCTCTATCTCGAGGACGGCCTGCACCGCGCCGTACGCGCCGCGCTCCAGCAGCGCCAGGTGCTGCACGCCCGCGTCCTCGAACTCGGCTGACCCGCACAACTCGCCGCGAGGCGCTCGCCGAGAGGTCGGCCACTGACCCTTTCGGGCTCTTTCGAAGTCCGTACGGACGCAATCGGTTGATCGTTTAGTAGGCATGGACTCCGGGTCGCACTACGCTGCGCCCATGAGCATGCTCACTCCCCCCGGCATGGGCGGAAAGTACCGCATCACGGGCGACAAGTACCCCCGCATGCGACGCCCCCGCAATCGCCGCAGGATCGTCACGGCAGTCGTTGCCGCGGTCGTCGCCCTCGGGCTGGCCGGGTGGGGAACGCTGCAGCTCATCGACGTCTTCACCAGTGACGGGAAGAAGACGTCGGCGAGCCACAAGGCGAACTGCCAACCGGCTGCGAAGACCTCCGCGGCGGCTCCCGTGGCCCTCAGGCCGGGACAGATCACGGTGAACGTCTACAACGCCACTCCGCGGTCCGGTCTGGCCAAGGCGGCGGCCGACGAACTCAAGAAACGCGGCTTTGCCATCGGCAAGGTGGGCAACGCGCCGGCCGCCTACGACAAGAAGGTTCCGGGCATCGGGATACTGCTCGGCGCGCCGACGGCGTCGAAGGGTCCGTTCTCGGTCCTCGGCACCCAGCTGAGGGGTGCGACGACCAAGACGGACGCACGCAAGACGGCGGACGTGGACCTGATTCTCGGTACGCGCTTCACGGCGCTCACGGCCAAGCCGGACGCGGACCAGGCGCTGACGGTGCTCGCGAAGCCCGCACCCGCTCCCGCCGGGAAGTGCTGAGAGG is a genomic window containing:
- a CDS encoding type II toxin-antitoxin system VapB family antitoxin produces the protein MIFKRIGNGRPYPDHGRESTRQWADVAPRPVRLDQLVTTKGQLDLETLLAEDSTFYGDLFAHVVKWQGDLYLEDGLHRAVRAALQQRQVLHARVLELG
- a CDS encoding LytR C-terminal domain-containing protein, coding for MSMLTPPGMGGKYRITGDKYPRMRRPRNRRRIVTAVVAAVVALGLAGWGTLQLIDVFTSDGKKTSASHKANCQPAAKTSAAAPVALRPGQITVNVYNATPRSGLAKAAADELKKRGFAIGKVGNAPAAYDKKVPGIGILLGAPTASKGPFSVLGTQLRGATTKTDARKTADVDLILGTRFTALTAKPDADQALTVLAKPAPAPAGKC